Within the Blastopirellula marina genome, the region CACCAACCGCGTACGGCACAACAGCCCCTTCCATGGCCAAAACACCACCGATTGGCAGGCCATATCCCACGTGCGCATCCGGCATCAGAGCAGCACCCGAAACGTATGGCAACTTACAGGCTTCGCGCATTTGCGCATGAGCCATCTCGTCGATGTCGTCACCCCAGGTACGGTAGTCAACCTTTTCACGCAGTGGTTCGATAGTCGGGTCTTCCGTCAACACAGCGGCCAACGGACCGTAGCAAGGATCGTTCACATACGCGTTCGGCGCAGCGAGAACTTCCTTCACCTGCCGCTTTAAATCGGCACCGCGCAGGCCATGCGTGGTCGCGGCGCTCGATACGGCTTTAACTGCTTCGGTCAAAGCGTATTCCGGAACTCCCAACTGCGTTAATTGACGACGATTCATGACGTCTCCTCTTTATTCCGTTCATTTCCTTATTTGAACGCATTAGTCCCCATTGGTCGCCTGAAGGTTCACGCCTACGCATCCAAAACATCGGCCGCCTTTTCGGCAATAAAGGCACCAATATTCAAAGAAGCGGTCGCAGCTGGACTCGGAGCATTGAGAACGTGGATAAAATTGCCTTCCTTTTGAATAACAAAATCGTCGACTAATGATCCATCCTTACGTAACGCTTGTGCTCGCACACCAGCCGGGGCAGCGATCAGGTCCTTAGCACGTACGGCAGGAACAAGGCGTTGCAGCGAGGCGAGAAAGGCTGACTGGAAATAGGATCGTCGAATCTCTTCGAAGCCGACACTCCAATGTTTCGCGGCAAGTTTATGAAGGCCACGATACCCGACGGCATCCCAAAGATCCCGTAAATTGACATCCCATTTTCGATACCCTTCGCGAGCAAATGCCAGAACCGCGTTCGGGCCACATTCGACACTTCCGAAAATTGTCCGCGTGACATGGATACCCAAGAAGGGAAACGCAGGATCCGGTACCGGGTAAATCAGATTTCGACACAAATGCTGTGCCTTCTCGGAAAGCTCGTAGTATTCACCTCGAAATGGAACGATTTTCACCTCGGGCTGTTGGCCGCACATTTTGGCGACTCGATCGCTTTGCAGCCCAGCACAGTTGACCACCAGCGACGCTTGAAATGCTCCGTTGTTCGTTTCGAGAATTACCTGTTTTTTGACGTGCGTAACGCCTAGCAAGCGAGTATTCGTATGAATCTCGCCGCCGTGTTCAAGGATGAGTTCACACAACCGAAAGCAAACGCGACGATAGTCGATAATGCCGGCATTTTTAACTTGGACGGCTGCAATTCCGCGGCAATATGGTTCAATGGCCCGCAGTTGATCGACATTCAACTTGACGCAATCGACCCCATTTTTTTGCCCCCGCTGGTAGATATCATCCAGGCGTCCAAGCTCGCTTTCTTCGGTCGCGACAATTACCTTGCCGCAGATTTCGTGTGGAATATCATGCTGCTCGCAGAAGTTCTGCATCGCCAATCGCCCCTCGCGACAATTGATCGATTTCAACGAGCCAGGCTTGTAGTAGATGCCTGAATGTAACACACCGGAGTTACGACCAGACTGATGCTGCGCGAGCACCTTCTCTTTCTCCAGAACGATAACCTGATGATCGGGAAAACGACGCGTGATCTGGTAAGCGGTCGCCAGGCCGATAATTCCGCCTCCCACCACACAAACGTCTACTTCAGGTGTATCCATACTTGGGCCGATTTCTATTCCGATTTGCTGGAAGCTTGAATCGTCTTCAAGGGCACATCCACCTTTTCCAAGACACTATTCACCTTCGAATCGAGCCTACCTTGGTAGCCTCGGCGATAGTCCAGCTTGGCTGTGCAGGTTATGCGATCGCAGTCTTCAGACATGGCCTCTAGACATTTCTGCAACACCGCTAGCACCTGTTCGATTTCCCCCTCGATGATAGTGCCCATCGCATGCAAACGGTAATCGAGTCCGCTAGCAGCGATTATTTTCAAACTTCGCGCGACGTATTCGCTCACGGAATCTCCCTTATTAAGCGGAGACATACTGAATTCTAAGAGAACCATGGAAGACGTTTCTTGCCTTAAAAAAACGGGGGATCAGATTTAGTTTACCGATGCACTATTTTGATAAAAAGTGATCTTGGGGTCCGCCTTGCACCTCGTTACACTTCGCTGTCATCCTCGGTACCCGATTATGCCGATAAGCATGGTTATCGCGGATGTATTAAACAAAATGCTATCAGGTACTCCCCACCTTGCGATGATATTTCACGTCCGGTTCATAGTCATTCTGATTCTCAGCAGTCTCGCGCTGCCTTCACTGGCTAGTGCGCAGACCGGACTTGCCTGGCCTGATCCGACGAACATATTTCCGGGCCAACGATCCCAGTACCTGGAACCCATTCTCGATTTTCCCACAGATGAGCGGGCACCTCAAATCCAGGCGGTCGCCTACGAAAATCCGTTGGGACAGCCAATCATTAATGGTGGCCTGACGATGATCAATCAGCCAGGTCCCGGTCAGTCGCAGTGGATCGAGCCTACCTATTCAGATTCATACTACGAACGACCACTCGCGATGGTCGAAGAAGATGCCCCATACGAATGGTCTATCTTACCTGCTGGTATGGTCTATAAGTCATATCTGACTGGACAGAAAGAATCTCGCCTCTCAGCACAACTGATCAAAATCACCGACGATAACTCGATGCTCGACGGTAATCTGGGTGGTCGTTTTGGTGTTTTGCGATACGGTCGCGATTCGTCTTTTCTTTCAGACGGTATTCAATGGGATGTCGAAGGCTCTGCTCACGTTCGGCTTGACATTCCCGAGGACGTCGACGTTCGATCAGTGGATTTTCGTGCCGGCACTCAGCTCACCTGGAGCTACGCCGACAATCCACGCCATCGCTCGCGATTCGGCTACTACCACCTAAGCTCTCACTTGGGTGACGAGTTCCTGCTGAAGAACCCAGGCTATGACCGCCTGAACTACGCACACGACCTGCTCATCTTTGGGCATTCCTACTACTTCACTACCAAGCTGCGAGTCTATGGCGAAGTGGGCTGGGCGTTCTACCATTTAGTCGCCGACCCCTGGGAATTCCAATTCGGTGTTGAATGGGCTCCCAACGAGCGAACCGGCCCTTGGGGCGAACCTTTCCTGGCCGTGGGTACGCATCTACGTCAGGAAGTAAATTTCGGCGGAAGCTTTGTCGTGCAAACTGGTTGGGCCTGGGTGGGGGACATTCCAGGCCGTACCCTACGCATGGGGCTTCATTATCACAACGGCGATAGCACTCAGAATTCGTTCTACAACAATTTTGAGCAGCAAATCGGATTCGGTATCTGGTACGACTTCTAATCACCGGCTCATCAGTCTTTCAATTGCCGCATTTTTCCCTGGGTCCTATAATTTCTCCCAGGTCATACTTGCGCGCAGCTGAACCCTATTCGCGCTAGTCCATCAGTCATTCAGGTGAGGATGTCATTCCATGCCATGGAAATACCGCTTCTTGTTCGTTCTGATTGCTACCCTCGGAGCGTCCAACTTCTTATCCGCCGCGGAAGTCGCTAAAAGCGAATCCCCCACTGATCCTGAAAATGTCTATGCGAATGTCGACGAAGAGTACGTCGAGCTAATTCAACTGTTCGCGGATACGCTTGATCAGGTCGACCGAAACTACGTCAAGGACGTCGATCGTCGAGCGCTGATGGAAGCCGCCATTCGAGGCGTGATCTCTAAGCTCGATCCCTATTCCAATTACATCGCACCGGAAGACCTCGAACGGTTCAAGACTGGCGTGGACAGCGAGTTCGGTGGTATCGGCATTCAAGTTTCAACCCGGGACGGGCACCTGGTGGTGACCAGCCCACTGTTTGGTACGCCAGCCTACGCAGCGGGGATTATCGCTGGTGATCGCATTACCCATATCGAAGGGGAAGAGACCAAGGGCCTTTCGATCGACGATGCGATTAAGAAGCTGAAAGGGCCAGTGGGAACCGAAGTCACCATGACCGTTTATCACCCCAGTACCTTCACGAGCGAAAAGGTGAGCGTCCGTCGCGAAATGGTCCAGATTGAAACAGTGATGGGGGACGAACGCCTGGAAGGCGGAAACTGGGACTACATGTTCGATCATGCCGACAAGATCGGCTACGTGCGGGTCTCTGCATTCAGCCGCCACACTGCCGATGATCTGCATAAGGCAATTACACGCCTGCTGGATGACGGCATGAAGGGCCTTGTACTCGATCTACGGTCTAACCCTGGCGGTCTTTTGACTTCAGCGGTCGAGATCTGCGACATGTTTATCGAAGACGGAAAGATTGTCAGCACCGAGGGACGCAATTCCCCCAAACGTGTCTGGACGGCCGAAAAGGAAGGAACTTTGCCCGATTTTCCGATGGTCGTCTTGATTGACCACTACAGCGCCAGTGCCAGCGAAATCTTGTCGGCCTGCCTGCAAGACCACGACCGAGCAACGATTATCGGCGAACGAAGCTGGGGCAAGGGAAGCGTCCAGAACATCATTGAACTCGAGGAAGGCAAAAGCGCCCTGAAGCTTACGACAGCCGGTTATCAGCGTCCCAGTGGCGAAAAGATCCACCGATTCGAAGGGGATACCGAAAGCGACAAGTGGGGCGTTTCCCCAGACGACGGAATGGACGTAAAGATGAGCCGTGAACAGAAAGTGGCTTACCATACCTACCGTCGCTTGCGGGATCAGGATACGATCATTCCACACCCGCCTGCCCCACAACCGGATCTTTCGGAAATCGACCCGGTATTAAGCAAAGGGCTTGAACAACTGAAGGCGGAGATTTCATCTTCCTGAACCGCACGCTCAAGCGATGAAAATCCTGACGATCGAATCGACCTGCGACGAGACTGCAGCCGCCGTTATTACCGATGATCTCCAGGTGTTATCCTCGGTCGTCGCCTCGCAGGATGAGCTTCATCAGAGGTTTGCCGGCGTCGTTCCAGAAATCGCGGCTAGAGCCCACTTGGAACGCTGCTTGCCCGTCATCGACGAGGCAATCCGGAAAGCCGATATCGAACTAAAAGATATCGATGCCGTTGCGGTCGCCAACATGCCAGGTCTTGCTGGCTCACTTCTAGTGGGCGTTACGGCAGCCAAAACCCTGGCCTGGCTGCTCGGCAAGCCGCTGATCGGAATCAATCACCTCCAAGGGCATATCTATGCCTGCCAGGTGGCCTTCCAAAAGCCGATTTTCCCTTGCATCGGGCTGATTATCAGTGGCGGCCACTCGACGATTTACC harbors:
- a CDS encoding S41 family peptidase, whose amino-acid sequence is MPWKYRFLFVLIATLGASNFLSAAEVAKSESPTDPENVYANVDEEYVELIQLFADTLDQVDRNYVKDVDRRALMEAAIRGVISKLDPYSNYIAPEDLERFKTGVDSEFGGIGIQVSTRDGHLVVTSPLFGTPAYAAGIIAGDRITHIEGEETKGLSIDDAIKKLKGPVGTEVTMTVYHPSTFTSEKVSVRREMVQIETVMGDERLEGGNWDYMFDHADKIGYVRVSAFSRHTADDLHKAITRLLDDGMKGLVLDLRSNPGGLLTSAVEICDMFIEDGKIVSTEGRNSPKRVWTAEKEGTLPDFPMVVLIDHYSASASEILSACLQDHDRATIIGERSWGKGSVQNIIELEEGKSALKLTTAGYQRPSGEKIHRFEGDTESDKWGVSPDDGMDVKMSREQKVAYHTYRRLRDQDTIIPHPPAPQPDLSEIDPVLSKGLEQLKAEISSS
- the lhgO gene encoding L-2-hydroxyglutarate oxidase; the encoded protein is MDTPEVDVCVVGGGIIGLATAYQITRRFPDHQVIVLEKEKVLAQHQSGRNSGVLHSGIYYKPGSLKSINCREGRLAMQNFCEQHDIPHEICGKVIVATEESELGRLDDIYQRGQKNGVDCVKLNVDQLRAIEPYCRGIAAVQVKNAGIIDYRRVCFRLCELILEHGGEIHTNTRLLGVTHVKKQVILETNNGAFQASLVVNCAGLQSDRVAKMCGQQPEVKIVPFRGEYYELSEKAQHLCRNLIYPVPDPAFPFLGIHVTRTIFGSVECGPNAVLAFAREGYRKWDVNLRDLWDAVGYRGLHKLAAKHWSVGFEEIRRSYFQSAFLASLQRLVPAVRAKDLIAAPAGVRAQALRKDGSLVDDFVIQKEGNFIHVLNAPSPAATASLNIGAFIAEKAADVLDA
- a CDS encoding MTH1187 family thiamine-binding protein, which codes for MVLLEFSMSPLNKGDSVSEYVARSLKIIAASGLDYRLHAMGTIIEGEIEQVLAVLQKCLEAMSEDCDRITCTAKLDYRRGYQGRLDSKVNSVLEKVDVPLKTIQASSKSE
- a CDS encoding DUF1207 domain-containing protein, with the protein product MIFHVRFIVILILSSLALPSLASAQTGLAWPDPTNIFPGQRSQYLEPILDFPTDERAPQIQAVAYENPLGQPIINGGLTMINQPGPGQSQWIEPTYSDSYYERPLAMVEEDAPYEWSILPAGMVYKSYLTGQKESRLSAQLIKITDDNSMLDGNLGGRFGVLRYGRDSSFLSDGIQWDVEGSAHVRLDIPEDVDVRSVDFRAGTQLTWSYADNPRHRSRFGYYHLSSHLGDEFLLKNPGYDRLNYAHDLLIFGHSYYFTTKLRVYGEVGWAFYHLVADPWEFQFGVEWAPNERTGPWGEPFLAVGTHLRQEVNFGGSFVVQTGWAWVGDIPGRTLRMGLHYHNGDSTQNSFYNNFEQQIGFGIWYDF